The stretch of DNA CGCGTCGGGATGGGGAGGGGACAGCAAGGGCGGGGCCCGATCGTCGCGCGGGTGCGAACGGGCGGGCAACCGGGCTAAACGCCGCAGGGAAAGCGGGCACCCGCGGAGGCGAGAGGGCAAGGAGCGTCAATCCGGGTTCACCGGCGCACGGGAAACGTCAACCGGAAGAGACAGGACAGGACGGGCTCAACGCGACGGCCGTGACCCGTCCTGCGGCGGCGGCGGCGGTCGACGCCCGCCGTCCGGACCGTGGTCCGGCCCGTGATGACCGGGACCGCCATTCCGCGGGCCACCCGGTTCGCGGTCGAGCTGGTCGAACACCTCGCGCTGTTCCGGGGTCAGGATCGCGCGGATGTCCGTCCGCATGGAGTCGGTGAGGGCGCGCAGTTCAGGCAGGTAGGTCTCCAGGACCTCATCGATCCGGGCCTTGCGGGCGGCGATGACGGCGTCGATGCGGCGGGACTGCTCGTCCGTCAGGTCGAGGCGGTCCTGGAAATGCGGAGGAAGGCCCCGAAACCCCTTCGGCGGCGGGCCGGGCCGCTGGCCGTGCTGCAGCCGCCCACCGGTGAACCCGAGGAACAGGCCGAGGGCGAACACGACCGCCAGCAGCAGCGCCGCCTGCAGACGCACCCGTCCGAGGGACTCGAAGTCGCGTTTCATTCGGCCCCCTCCCACAGCAGCAGCAGCTCACCGGGCGACGGATTGCGCTCGGCATACGTCCAGGGCACCCAACCGCGGGGAACTCCGGCCACCTCGTCCAGGGTGGTCTCGGTCCGAACCGGAGACGACCACGCCAACAGGACGACGGCCGCGATCGCCGCCGCCAAACCGGCCCCGGCCAGCAGGGGACGCCGCCACGACATGATCAGTCCCCACGGGGAAGCCTGCTGGCGCCGGCGGGCGAGTTCCGGAGCCGCGGCCACCATGACACGGCGCACAAAGGATTCCCGTCGCGCCGGGTCGCTGCCCAGGCCGATCGACGCCAGGTCGATGGGCTCCGCGTGATCGTCACGATCGGTCGCCATCACCGAACTCCTCTTCAGCAGCTTGGGCGAGCCATTTCCGCAGTCGTCGCCGGGCCTGGAACAGGTGCTGGCGCGACATCACTTCGGAGATCCCGAGCAGATCGCCGATGGCGCGGTGGGACCAGCCCTCCAGGTCGTACAGAAGCACCACCTGGCGCGGGACCTCGTCCAGACGAGCCAGGGCGCCTTCGAGCCGGCTCCGCAGGTCCCGCTGCGCCAATTCGCCCCAGGGCCCGGGTTGGGCACGATCAGCCACCCGGACGTCGTGGTCCGGCGGCAGGGGGTCCGCTTCACGCCGCCGCCGGAACTCCAGGCGGTTGCGCGCCGTGTTCCGGACGACCTGAAGCAGCCAGGCCGCGAACCGTGCGGGCTCCCGCAGCGAGTCGAGACGCTCCAGCGCCCGCAACCAGGCGTCCTGACACACGTCCTCCGCCTCGGCCGCCGTCCCGACCACGGCCAGGGCCACGGCGTAGGCCGCGCCGGCATGGCGCCGGATCAACTCCTCGAAGGCCCGGGCGTCACCCGCCCGGACGCGATCGACGAGGGCCGCATCGTCCGGACCCGACTCCGGTCCCCGGCCGCGCCCGGCCTGCTCATCCATGGTCACGCCGCAGCACCGCCCGTATCGGGCGGGGTCGCCTGCCTTGGCCGCTGGCACCGGGTCCGCATCGTCGCCCCTCCGTCCTCGTGCTCGAGGCCGCGATCATACGGAACGGGCCGTGCGGTGTCCAATGGGCAAACCCCGATCCGGCCGGCGGGGAAACGATCCCGCCCTTCTGACAGCCGGGGCCCCCGGTTCGTTAGCCCCCTCGAGCCGCATCAGGGCGTTTTTTTGCGGAAAATTCACGAAACGGCCTAACGACGACGCCCCTGGTGCTGTCATGACGGCATCGCCACCCCACCGGCGGTCGCACGGGATGACGTCCGCCCCCAACCGGGAGAACCGACATGAAACATCCGCTCCTGATCCTCCTCGCCCTGCTCGGACTGGCCACCGGCGTCCGGGGCCAGGACTGCGATCTCACCATCCACCTCTCGACCGGAGAGACCGTCACCATTCCGCACGCGGAGATCCGCCGCATGGTGTTCGTCCTCGGGCCATCGTCGGTGAGCGACGATGGGGATCAGGGCGGAGTCCCGGGTTCCTTCCGACTCCTGCCCAACTACCCGAACCCGTTCAACCCCTCGACCACGATCCGGTACGAGCTCCCCGGGGCGACAACGGTCCGGGTCCGCGTCTACGACCTCCACGGCGCCCTGGTCCGGGATCTCTTCGACGGGAAACAGGAGGCGGGGCTGCAGCGCGTCGTCTGGGACGGCCTCGACGAACAGGGCGTGGCCGTCGCGTCCGGCGTCTACCTCTGTGCCGTGCGTGGCGCGGAGACGACCCTTTCCCGTCAGCTCGTCCTGATCAAGTAGCCGGGAGGCCACCATGAAGAACACCATCCTGCTGACTCTCGCGCTCGCCTTCGTGGCGACATCGACGGCTGCCCAAGATCTCGAGATCGTCGACCGGACAGGGGAAGTGCGCGCGTTCGCTCTGGCCGGGATCGACAGCATCACGTTCGGAAGCCAGGCCATTCCGGACATCGTCTTCCCGGCAGCCACGGGTGACATACTCAACATCCACACGACCACCGGCGCCGTGCGCTTCGCCGTGCCCCGGCTGACGGGACTGAGCATCGTCGACACCTCCCAGCTCGTGCTGGATTTCGGTGACGGCTCGTCCAGCGCATTCGACCTCGCCGACGTCGACAGCCTCTCCTTCGCCGACAGCTCGGATACGCCGGTGTCGGTGACCTGGTCCGGCACGACGGTCGCGGTCGACAACCCCCTCGCCGACGTGGGCATCGCCGTCGACGTGTCCGGCGCCGATGTAACGGTCAACGCGACGGGGGGCCTGGGCGGGGTCCGCTATCATCTCGGGGGCGCCACGGCGGACGGCATGTTCAAGGTCTACGGCGACGGCGACTTCACGCTGCGGCTGGACGGCGTCCAGATCACCAACCTCGACGGGCCGGCCATCAACATCCAGGCCGACGAGACGATCGGGGTCGAACTCCCGGCCGGGACCGTCAGCCGTCTGGTCGACGGCACGACCTACAGCGACCCTCCGGGCGACGAGGACCAGAAGGGCGCCTTCTTCAGCGAAGGCCAGTTGCTGATCGGCGGTGAGGGCGAGATGGTCGTTTCCGGCCGGGGCGACGACCAGCACGGTCTGGTCAGCGACGACTTCATCGCGATCCACGGCGGCACCGTCACCGTGACCGGGGCGACCAAGGACGGCATCCACACGAACGAGGGGTTCTATCTCGTGGCCGGCAGCGTGGACGTGGCCGCCGACGGTGACGGGATCGACGGCGGCGACGGACCCGTCGTCATCTCGTCCGGTACGCTCGCCGTCCTCTGTGCCGGGGACGACAAGGACGCCGTCAAGTGCGACGGCGAGTTGCGGATCGACGGTGGCGACGTCGTGATCGACGTCCGGGGCGATCAGTCCAAGGGGCTCAATGCCGGGACGGTCGTCGTCACGGACGGCACCGTGCACATCGACACGTCCGGCGGCGTCGTACTCGAGGCCTCGGGCGCCGGCTTCGACCCCTCCTACTGCTCCGCCATCAAGGCCGACGACCTCGTGCGGATCGCAGGGGGACAGGTCGAGATCACCACCGGCGGCGAGGCCGGACGCGGCATCTCCTGCGATGGCGACATCGAGATGACCGGGGGTCTCCTGGCGGTGACGTCGAGCGGCGGCGGAGGCACCTACGTCGACGAGAACGGCGTGACCGACGCCTACCACGGTCCGTGCATCAAGACCGACGGCGACTGCCTGCTGCAGGCCGGCGATCTCGTGCTCAGCCACACCGGCAGCGGCGGCCGCGGCCTCTCCGTCGACGGCGATCTGGCCGTAGGCACGGTGCAGTCGGCGCCGACGATCCAGGTCACGACGTCGGGGGCCGCGATCTCCACCGGCTTCGGCGAGGCCACGGAAGCCAAGGCGATCACCGTCGACAGCCTGATCACGATCACCGACGGCGTCCTGACCCTCTCTTCGCCGGACGACGCAATCAAGTCGAAGAAGGCCATCGTCATCGACGGCGGCACGATCGACATCGTGCAGTCCCTCGAGGGGATCGAAGCGCCGTTCCTGACGATCAACGGCGGCGCGATCCACGTCACCTCGACGGATGACGGCCTGAACACCACCTTCGGTGTCGACGGCGAGGCCGATGACGGCAGCGAGATGGTCATCAACGGCGGCTACGTGGCCGTGAATGCGCCGGCGGGCGACGGCCTCGACAGCAACGGGACGCTCTCCATCAACGGCGGCACCCTCGTCGTGCATGGGCCCCCGAGCCAGCCGGAGGTCGGCATCGACGTGAACGGCGTCTTCCTCGTGAACGGCGGCGTGACGGTGGTTTCCCAGGTCAACTCGTTCATGAACGAGGTTCCGCACGGCGCATCGAGCCAGTATGCGGTCCTGATCCGGACGAACCAGACCCTGGCCGCAGGCACGCTGTTCCATGTCGAGGACGCCAGCGGCAACCCGGTGCTCACGTTCGCGCCGGCCCGCAACTACTCGTCGGTCCTGCTCTCGACGCCGGCCCTCGCCGCGGGGACGACGTACCGCGTCTCCACCGGCGGCAGCTGCACGGGAACGGCGACGGATGGTATCTACGGAGGCGGCACCTACAGCGGCGGCACGTTGCGGACGAGCTTCGCCTTCTCCGGGACCGTGCTTACGGTCACTTTCTGAGCCGCCAGGCTCAGCCACCGGGACGGGAATCTCCCGTCCACGGCCACCGGGGCGTCCCAGCTTCCCCCTTGCGGGGCGCCCCGGTGCGACCCGCCGACGGTTCCGCTACCCGGCGCCCACCGCGACCTGGTACCCGGTGTACTTGCGCACGTTGATCACGCCCGTGTCGAAGATCAGGTACTGCCCCTTGATCCCCTCGAGCACGCCGCTCGCCACCGGATCCTTGTCCAGGTTGAAGCTCGTGACCTTCGTCGGCCACTTCAGCACGGGGTAGGTGAAGGTGTGCTCGAGGCGCTCGAACTCGGGCAGGATCCCCGCCACGCCCCACTCTTCGAGCCGCGCCACGACCTCGTCCGCGGTGGCGCGCAGATCGATGCCGGGATCGGGCAGGCCCTTCAGGTTGCGCGTCCAGTGGGTCTTGTCGGCGAAGCCGGCGTCGCTGAGGCGTTTCTCCACCAGCCCCACCTCGCGCCGGTTCGGCAGCTTCGCCACGGGGATCGCCGCCACCGCACCCTGGTCGATCCAGCGCGACGGCACGTTGGGCTGCCGCGTGATGCCCACCTTCACGCCGCTGGTGAGCGACACGTACAGCACGTGGGGCCGGAAGCACTGTCCCTGGGCGAACTCCTCGTCGCGGCACGGGTTGCCGGCCTCGCCGTGGTGGCACAGCTCGGGCCGCACGATGCAGATGTCGGCCTCGGCCCGGGTCTGCGAGCAGGGGAAGCAGTAGCCCGGCCCGAACGTCTTCTTCGTGGCGCGCCCGCAGGCGGTGCACTGGATCTTCCCCGTGAATCGCAGAGTCACCTTCGCGCCGAGATGCGGATTCAGGGGCGCGTCGGCGACGCGGTTCTCCTGCTCCCACCAGCCGTCGCTCAGGAAGTAGGCCACCGGCTCGGCCGCCTCGACGCGCATCTTCTTCAGGGTGCCGGACCAGATCTCGGGCATGGGTTCGACCTTCAGGAAAGGGATATACACTGCGCGGGCACGGCGTTAACCTTGCTCCGAACTCGTTCCGTGGAGTTCTGTAGTCTAGCGGGCTTCGGCCCGCCCGGCCACCCGCAGCCCTGGAGCCCGCGCGCCCGATGCTCAACCGGATCTGGATCCTCTTCTTCTGCGGCGGCGCGGTGGCCGCCCTGGCGCGCACCTTCGCCGGCCACGGCGAGGTGTGGGGCGAGATGGTCGGCGCCACCTTCGAGATGGCGAAGACGGGTTTCGAGATCGCCCTCGGCCTGACGGGCGTCATGTGCCTGTGGCTGGGCTTCATGCGGGTGGGCGAGCAGGGCGGCGCGGTCGATTTCCTGGCGCGGGCGTTCGGACCGCTGCTGCGCCGCCTCTTCCCGGGGGTGCCGGCGGGGCATCCGGCCCAGTCGAGCATCGTCATGAACATGGCCGCGAACATGCTGGGCCTGGACAACGCGGCCACGCCCCTCGGCCTGAAGGCCATGAAGGAGCTGCAGACCCTCAACGGGTCCGACGACACGGCGAGCGACGACCAGATCCTCTTCCTGGTCATCAACACGTCGGCCGTGACGCTCATCCCCATCACCATCTTCACCTACCGGGCCCAGATGGGCGCCGCCGACCCGACCGACATCTTCCTGCCCACCCTCATCGCCACCACCTGCAGCACCCTGGTGGGCCTCGTGGCGACGTCGTTCTTCCAGCGCATCCGGCTGCACGACCCGGTGGTGCTGGCCTACCTGGGCGGCATCGTGGCGACGGTGGCGGGGCTGGTGGCGTACTTCGCGCGCCTGGACCAGGCGGCCCTCGAGGCCCAGTCGTCGGTGCTGGCCAACGTGCTCATCTTCGGGGTGATCATCGCGTTCATCCTGGGCGCGGTGCGGCGGCGGGTGAACGTGTACGAGAGCTTCGTCACCGGGGCGAAGGAGGGCTTCGGCGTGGCGGTGGGGATCATCCCCTACCTGGTGGCCATGCTCGTGGCCATCGGGGTGTTCCGCGCCAGCGGCGCCCTCGACCTGGTCCTCGACGGGGTGCACGCCGGCGTGGGCGCCCTCGGCGTCGACACGGCCTGGGTCGACGGCCTGCCCACCGCCCTGATGAAGCCCCTGAGCGGCAGCGGCGCCCGCGGCATGATGCTCGAGACCATGCAGAGCCACGGCGCCGACAGCTTCGCCGGCCGCCTGGTGAGCGTGATCCAGGGCAGCACCGAGACGACGTTCTACGTGCTGGCGGTGTACTTCGGCGCCGTCGGCATCCGGCGCACGCGGCACGCGGTGGTGTGCGGGCTGGCGGCGGACCTGGCCGGGGTCGTGGCGGCGGTGCTGGTCAGTTATCTGTTCTTCGGGTGAGCCCGACACGAAGGACTTGAGCCGCGGCCCCCCTTTTGCCATCATGGCACGAAGCGAACCCTCCGCCCCGCGCCGAAAGCGAGCCCGGATGCTGATTCCCCGCGTTGCCCCCCACCGCCGCCCGACGGCGATCCTGGCCCTCGCCGCGGCGCTGGCCGTGACCCTCGCCCTCGGCGGGGCCGGCTGTTCGAAGTCGGGCGAAGGCAACCCCAACAGCGGCGTGCCCATCATCGACACCTGGGCGCGCGTCGACTCCTTCACCGCGAGCGCGACCGGCCCGCGCACGATCACCTACCGGCTCCACGGCTCGGTGCCCGACCGCTGCACCGATCTGGTGACCGCGGCGGTGGTCGACACGACCACCATGACGGTCGCGGTCACGGCGTGGGGCGAGAAGTACGAGAACGCGTCGTGCCCCGCCATCACCGACTACTTCGCGGAGTCGTTCGCGGTCGATGTGCCGAAGGCCGGCACCTGGACCGTGCGCGTCGAGGAATCCCGGGACGGACGACCCGAGGTGGAGGTCGACGTGGTCGAGACGGTTCCATAGAACGGGCCGCGGCCCGGCCCGCATCACCGCCGGGTCCGCCGGCGCCGGACAAGGGGGACTTCATGAGCGACGATCTGAAACGGGATCTCCTGATGATCGCGGTCGGCAACCTCGGGGCGGGCCTCGTCCAGTACCTGGCCTTCCGCTTCACCTCGGTGGGGCGGGTCGGCGGGTTCGGCCTCTACATCATCGTCCTGGCCTGCGTGTTCGGGCTCTTCGGCGCGGACATGAGCGACAAGGGCATCGCCGTCACGGTGCTCATCGGCCTGGCGGTCCTGCTTTTCGGCCAGCGCGCCCCGCACGAACGGACGGTGTCCGGGCAGGGGAAGGCCGGACGCGGCGCCTGATTCCGCGAGATCGCCGGCCCGGCCAGCCGCACCGGGTACCAGAATGGGGTTTTCAACAGCCTGCTAGCGACCCTCCAGCACCAGCGTGTGCACCGCCGGCCCCGGCAGCAGCGGCGTCGGATTCCCCTCCATCCAGTCCGTGTGCCCCTTCGTGAAGTAGGGCGAGAACGGATGCCCGCTCTGCCCTCCCGGCATGTGGAAGATGCCGTCCTGCTCGCGCCCCGGCGAGACCACCATGCGGTTGCTCGCCCCGCTGCGCCCGCCCTGCACCCGCGGCATCATGCCGTCGCCCGGCAGGTGGGCCGGCGGCAGGGCCAGCCAGCGCGAGAGCTGAGGCAGGATCTGCGTGAACGGGTGGGCGATCACGGTCTCGTGGTGGGTCGCCCAGGTGAAGGTCTCCGGATGGTCGCCGGCCTGGGCCATGACCCGGTCGATGGCCTGCAGCACCACGTCGTCCCAGTCGACGTGCCAGGGCGCCAGCAGGTGGGGCGGCTGCTGCTCGAGCAGCTCCCACGTCACGGCCAGCCGGTAGGGCAGGCTCCAGTCGTGGAACTGCGGATCGCGGGCGCGGAGCGGCCGCAGCAGCACCTCGAAGACGCCGTCGACGCACCCCCACATGACGTTGCGCGCCATGTAGTACGACACCGACGACGGCACCGCGCGCCCTTCCCACCGCTCGGTGACGGTGCGGCGCCACACGTCGCGGGGCGAACCCGGCGCGGGCGGATGGCGCTCGAGCACCTGCAGGGCCAGGTCGCGCCACTCCTGCACGAACACGGCGCGGTCGTCGAGCTGCAGCGCGAGCATGTCCTCCTCGTCGGGGTGGTCGAGGGCGCGCAGGGCGTCGCGGATCTGGCGCGCCCGCGGACCGGTGGCGTAGCCGCCCTCGCCGAGCAGGTCGAGGTCGGCGCCGCCCACGACGCGGTTGTTGGCCGTCCACAGCCGGCCTTCGGGCGGGTCGACGATGCGCGGGCGCTCGTCCGGCGTCGCGTACCCGGTCCAGCGGTGGGCACCGTCGCTCCACGACGAAGGCGCGCGGCCGTCCCAGCCCTCGCGCCGGGGAATGGCCCCGATGATCGTCCACCCGATGCGCCCGTCGGCGTCGGCGCAGACGAAGTTCTGCTGCGGGATGCCCGCCACCGCGGCCACGTCCAGGGCTTCGTCGATGGTCGCCACCGTCTCCAGGCGCTGCAGGGCCAGGTTCGACGACGTCGCGTCGTGGGCCGTCCAGCGCAGGGCGAGCTTGCGGCCCTTGTAGTCGGTCTTCCACACCGGGCCCCAGATGGTCCACTCGGCCCACAGGGTGTCGGGCGCGGCGCCGGCCACGGCGATCACCTCGCGGCGGCGGTCGAAGGGGCGCGGGCCGTCCGGCGTGAGGTAGCGCGAGGCGTCGGTGCTGTCGGTCTCGACGATGACCAGGTCGGCGGTGTCGCTCTGGCTGTTGGTGTAGCACCAGGCGACCTGGCCGTTGCTGCCGGCCACGAGCAGCGGCGTGCCGGGCAGGGTCACGCCCACCAGATCGCGCACGGCGTCGTCCTCGGGCCAGGCCATGCGCACCCGGTACCAGGTGTTGGGCAGCGACAGGGCCAGATGCATGTCGCTGGCGATCAGCGCGCCGCCGTGGGCGGTGAGCCGCCCGGCCACGGCCCAGTTGTTGCTGCCGGCGCGGTCGTGGGGCGGCACCTGGTCGGCCGCGTCGCCGCCGGACGGGTCGGCGGCCGCGTCCGCCGCCTGGCGCACCGAGTCGTGGAAGGCCTGCCACGTCATTCCGGAGAACTTCCAGCGGCGCAGGTCGAACGCCGCCGAGTCGGGGATCACCACCCCGGACACGGGGTCGTCCTGCAGGGGCGCCTCCCAGCGGTTGCCGCGCGGGAAGAGCAGGGCCTGGGCGCCGGCGGGCAGCAGCTCACGCACCACTACCCGGTCGCGCTCCTCGACGGCGCCCGAAAGACTCAGGTCGATGGCCATGGCGTACAGGCTGAGGACCGTGTCCTCGGGCCGCCACGCCGCGGGCTTCTGCCGCAGCAGCCAGTACTCGAAGGGGCGGGCGCGCAGGTCGGCCAGGCCCGCGTTCACGCCGGCGGCGTAGGCCTTCAGCAGGGCGCGATCCGACGGCGAAGCGGCCGCCACCACCTGGCGGGCCAGGTCCTGGAAGCCGTGGCGGCGGTGATCGCGGTCGGTCTCGAGCAGGGCCGGCCCCATGAGGGCGGCCAGTTCGCCCGCCGCGAGGCGGCGCTGCAGGTCCATCTGGAAGAAGCGGTCCTGGGCGTGGAGGTAGCCGAGGGCGCGGGCGGCGTCGGGGCGATTGGCGGCCTGGATGAAGGGCACGCCCAGGTCGTCGCGGTCGATGCGCACGGCCTCCTCGAGTCCCGCCACGTGGGCGCGACCCGCGAGGCGCGGCAGGCTGCCGCGCACGCCGACGGTGCCGGCGATGACGGCCAGCACCGCCAGACCGAGCACCGAACCGAGGACGATGGCCAGGATCCGCAGCAGGCGACGCTTCACGAAGTTCCCCCCGGCGCGGACCTAGGGCCGCGCCTGCGCCGGCCCGTCGATGAGCCAGCGCTCCCGGTCGAGTTGGTACGCGACGTTCCCCTTCTTGTAGTTCTCGCGGAGCAGGGGCACGAAGTCGCCCGTGCGGGGCACCGGCGGCGGCAGGAACACGCGCACCTGGGCCGTGTCCGGCTCGGGCACCGCCAGCAGCACCCGCGACATGACCTGCCCGTCGCCGAAGGGCGTCAGGCCCTCGGCCTCGACCTCGAGCACCAGGCCCTGCACCGCGTCGCGCCCCACCACCGGATTGCAGCGCAGCGAGAGCATGGACAGGATCCCCACCAGCAGCACCGCCGCCACGGCGATGCCGCGGGCATTGCGGGTGCTGGCGGGCCAGGAGGCCGGGAGTTCGAAGGGGCCGATCTTCATGGGGCGAGGCTACGTCATCCGGCCGCGAACGTCCAGCGGTAGAGCGGTTTGGGGCGGCCGCCGGCCTGCGCGGCGCCGGCCCCGCGCCGCGCATATTTTTCAAACCCTGCCCCGATCCTAACCCGATCTGAACACTCCGCTTCTAAACTGCCGGCACCATCACCCTGCAATCGACACCAGCATTCCCGGGAGGATCCCGACATGACGAGCAAACGCTGCGGCGCCGCCGTGCTGCTTCTCGCCATCCTGATCGCCGGTTCGGCTCTGGCCGGCCACGACGACCGCGGCCGCGACCGCGACCACCGCGGGCACCGCGGGCACCACGGCCACCCGGCCGACAAGGACGTCTCTCTCGTGCGCCTCGGCCACTGGACGACCGGCGTCTTCGACGACGGCGCGAGCGAGATCGTCGCCTACGATCCCGGCACCATGCGCCTGTTCAGCATCAACGGCTCGACGGGGGCCATCGACGTGCTCGACCTGAGCACGCCGGCCACGCCGACCGCCCTGTTCAGCATCGACGTGACGCCCTGGGGCAAGGGAGCCAACCACGTCGACGTGCACGACGGCATGCTCGCCGCGGCCGTCGAGAACGACGACAAGCAGGCCGACGGCCAGGTCGTCTTCTTCGCCACCGACGGCGACTGCGCCATGCTGAACGCCCTGCCGGCGGGCGCCCTGCCCGACATGTGCCTCTTCACCCCGGACGGCCGCTACGTCCTGGTGGCCAACGAGGGCGAGCCCGACGACGACTACCTGGTCGACCCCGTCGGCAGCGTGACCATCGTCGACCTGCGGGACGGCGTCGCCGGCGCCACCGCCGTGAACGTCGGCTTCGAGGCCTGGAACGGCCGCGAGGACGAACTGCGCGCCGCCGGTGTGCGGATCTTCGGCCCCGGCGCCAACACGGCCATGGACCTCGAGCCCGAGTACATCGCCGTCTCCCACGACGGCCGCACGGCCTGGGTCGCCCTGCAGGAGGCCAATGCCCTGGCCATCGTCGACATCCGGCGCGCCGAGGTGACCGACATCGTGCCTCTCGGCTTCAAGGACCACCTGGCGCCCGGCAACGGCTTCGACGCCAGCAACCGCGACGACATGATCAACATCGCCAACTGGCCCACGCGCGGCATGTACATGCCGGACGGCATCGCCAGCTACAGGACCGGCGGCCGCGACTACGTCGTCAGCGCCAACGAGGGCGACAGCCGCGACTACGACGGCTACAGCGAAGAGGAGCGGGTCAAGGACCTCGACCTCGACCCGACCGCCTTCCCCGACGCCGCGA from bacterium encodes:
- a CDS encoding carbohydrate-binding domain-containing protein codes for the protein MKNTILLTLALAFVATSTAAQDLEIVDRTGEVRAFALAGIDSITFGSQAIPDIVFPAATGDILNIHTTTGAVRFAVPRLTGLSIVDTSQLVLDFGDGSSSAFDLADVDSLSFADSSDTPVSVTWSGTTVAVDNPLADVGIAVDVSGADVTVNATGGLGGVRYHLGGATADGMFKVYGDGDFTLRLDGVQITNLDGPAINIQADETIGVELPAGTVSRLVDGTTYSDPPGDEDQKGAFFSEGQLLIGGEGEMVVSGRGDDQHGLVSDDFIAIHGGTVTVTGATKDGIHTNEGFYLVAGSVDVAADGDGIDGGDGPVVISSGTLAVLCAGDDKDAVKCDGELRIDGGDVVIDVRGDQSKGLNAGTVVVTDGTVHIDTSGGVVLEASGAGFDPSYCSAIKADDLVRIAGGQVEITTGGEAGRGISCDGDIEMTGGLLAVTSSGGGGTYVDENGVTDAYHGPCIKTDGDCLLQAGDLVLSHTGSGGRGLSVDGDLAVGTVQSAPTIQVTTSGAAISTGFGEATEAKAITVDSLITITDGVLTLSSPDDAIKSKKAIVIDGGTIDIVQSLEGIEAPFLTINGGAIHVTSTDDGLNTTFGVDGEADDGSEMVINGGYVAVNAPAGDGLDSNGTLSINGGTLVVHGPPSQPEVGIDVNGVFLVNGGVTVVSQVNSFMNEVPHGASSQYAVLIRTNQTLAAGTLFHVEDASGNPVLTFAPARNYSSVLLSTPALAAGTTYRVSTGGSCTGTATDGIYGGGTYSGGTLRTSFAFSGTVLTVTF
- a CDS encoding choice-of-anchor I family protein, with the protein product MTSKRCGAAVLLLAILIAGSALAGHDDRGRDRDHRGHRGHHGHPADKDVSLVRLGHWTTGVFDDGASEIVAYDPGTMRLFSINGSTGAIDVLDLSTPATPTALFSIDVTPWGKGANHVDVHDGMLAAAVENDDKQADGQVVFFATDGDCAMLNALPAGALPDMCLFTPDGRYVLVANEGEPDDDYLVDPVGSVTIVDLRDGVAGATAVNVGFEAWNGREDELRAAGVRIFGPGANTAMDLEPEYIAVSHDGRTAWVALQEANALAIVDIRRAEVTDIVPLGFKDHLAPGNGFDASNRDDMINIANWPTRGMYMPDGIASYRTGGRDYVVSANEGDSRDYDGYSEEERVKDLDLDPTAFPDAATLQEDANLGRLLTTSANGDTDGDGDWDVLYSYGARSMSIWNAAGELVADTGDLFEQVTAAMLPGQFNSNNDDNDSFDSRSDDKGPEPEGVAVARLWGRHYAFVGLERMGGVFVMDVTDPREPRFVQYVNDRQWDLDAEDPTVGDLGPEGLRVVEAADSPTGRPLLLVANEVSGSISVYEITQGRDGRCDDDDDGDTPEAARGPVAVANTPNPFNPITTISYSLPRATDVRVAVYNLRGQLVDTLVQGPQAAGDHVVTWSGAQAASGIYLYMVEADGMRVVQRMSLVK
- a CDS encoding T9SS type A sorting domain-containing protein codes for the protein MKHPLLILLALLGLATGVRGQDCDLTIHLSTGETVTIPHAEIRRMVFVLGPSSVSDDGDQGGVPGSFRLLPNYPNPFNPSTTIRYELPGATTVRVRVYDLHGALVRDLFDGKQEAGLQRVVWDGLDEQGVAVASGVYLCAVRGAETTLSRQLVLIK
- a CDS encoding RNA polymerase sigma factor, with protein sequence MTMDEQAGRGRGPESGPDDAALVDRVRAGDARAFEELIRRHAGAAYAVALAVVGTAAEAEDVCQDAWLRALERLDSLREPARFAAWLLQVVRNTARNRLEFRRRREADPLPPDHDVRVADRAQPGPWGELAQRDLRSRLEGALARLDEVPRQVVLLYDLEGWSHRAIGDLLGISEVMSRQHLFQARRRLRKWLAQAAEEEFGDGDRS
- a CDS encoding spore maturation protein — its product is MLNRIWILFFCGGAVAALARTFAGHGEVWGEMVGATFEMAKTGFEIALGLTGVMCLWLGFMRVGEQGGAVDFLARAFGPLLRRLFPGVPAGHPAQSSIVMNMAANMLGLDNAATPLGLKAMKELQTLNGSDDTASDDQILFLVINTSAVTLIPITIFTYRAQMGAADPTDIFLPTLIATTCSTLVGLVATSFFQRIRLHDPVVLAYLGGIVATVAGLVAYFARLDQAALEAQSSVLANVLIFGVIIAFILGAVRRRVNVYESFVTGAKEGFGVAVGIIPYLVAMLVAIGVFRASGALDLVLDGVHAGVGALGVDTAWVDGLPTALMKPLSGSGARGMMLETMQSHGADSFAGRLVSVIQGSTETTFYVLAVYFGAVGIRRTRHAVVCGLAADLAGVVAAVLVSYLFFG
- a CDS encoding DUF2797 domain-containing protein, which gives rise to MPEIWSGTLKKMRVEAAEPVAYFLSDGWWEQENRVADAPLNPHLGAKVTLRFTGKIQCTACGRATKKTFGPGYCFPCSQTRAEADICIVRPELCHHGEAGNPCRDEEFAQGQCFRPHVLYVSLTSGVKVGITRQPNVPSRWIDQGAVAAIPVAKLPNRREVGLVEKRLSDAGFADKTHWTRNLKGLPDPGIDLRATADEVVARLEEWGVAGILPEFERLEHTFTYPVLKWPTKVTSFNLDKDPVASGVLEGIKGQYLIFDTGVINVRKYTGYQVAVGAG
- a CDS encoding penicillin acylase family protein; translated protein: MKRRLLRILAIVLGSVLGLAVLAVIAGTVGVRGSLPRLAGRAHVAGLEEAVRIDRDDLGVPFIQAANRPDAARALGYLHAQDRFFQMDLQRRLAAGELAALMGPALLETDRDHRRHGFQDLARQVVAAASPSDRALLKAYAAGVNAGLADLRARPFEYWLLRQKPAAWRPEDTVLSLYAMAIDLSLSGAVEERDRVVVRELLPAGAQALLFPRGNRWEAPLQDDPVSGVVIPDSAAFDLRRWKFSGMTWQAFHDSVRQAADAAADPSGGDAADQVPPHDRAGSNNWAVAGRLTAHGGALIASDMHLALSLPNTWYRVRMAWPEDDAVRDLVGVTLPGTPLLVAGSNGQVAWCYTNSQSDTADLVIVETDSTDASRYLTPDGPRPFDRRREVIAVAGAAPDTLWAEWTIWGPVWKTDYKGRKLALRWTAHDATSSNLALQRLETVATIDEALDVAAVAGIPQQNFVCADADGRIGWTIIGAIPRREGWDGRAPSSWSDGAHRWTGYATPDERPRIVDPPEGRLWTANNRVVGGADLDLLGEGGYATGPRARQIRDALRALDHPDEEDMLALQLDDRAVFVQEWRDLALQVLERHPPAPGSPRDVWRRTVTERWEGRAVPSSVSYYMARNVMWGCVDGVFEVLLRPLRARDPQFHDWSLPYRLAVTWELLEQQPPHLLAPWHVDWDDVVLQAIDRVMAQAGDHPETFTWATHHETVIAHPFTQILPQLSRWLALPPAHLPGDGMMPRVQGGRSGASNRMVVSPGREQDGIFHMPGGQSGHPFSPYFTKGHTDWMEGNPTPLLPGPAVHTLVLEGR